Proteins from a genomic interval of Mesobacillus sp. S13:
- a CDS encoding DUF3231 family protein — translation MSEEQKIDWTSGEIGNLWNIYMANSMSSCMFKHFLLNCEDEEIKDCLVTADQLSKDILSHLKEMFQQEGMAVPMGFSLEGDVNESAPRLFSDSFYLNYLEMMVKYGALYYSVALPGFSKMDLRQSITDINISSLNLSNKVTEMMLNKGLHVRAPSIPKMKEVTFVEKQSFFNGYYGDKRPLSAMEITHLYLNIQVNAIKTILVMGFSQVAKDAEVRNYFLRGKKINIKQHNTLSQIMYKEDLPVSIPSQFMITESTEAPYSDKLMLFHISNLSSAKVRNFGDSIAVSPRHDLGATYARFLLETANFAEDGGNIQIENEWMERQPGNVDRNQLAKEKK, via the coding sequence ATGTCGGAGGAACAAAAAATCGATTGGACGTCCGGAGAGATCGGCAATTTGTGGAATATCTACATGGCAAATTCAATGTCTTCCTGCATGTTCAAACATTTTTTACTGAATTGCGAAGACGAGGAGATTAAGGATTGCCTGGTGACTGCTGATCAATTGAGCAAGGACATTCTCTCTCATTTGAAGGAAATGTTTCAGCAGGAAGGAATGGCTGTGCCTATGGGGTTTTCCTTGGAAGGAGATGTAAATGAGAGTGCGCCCAGGCTTTTTTCTGACAGCTTTTATCTGAACTATCTTGAAATGATGGTTAAATACGGTGCACTTTATTATAGTGTAGCTTTGCCAGGTTTCTCGAAGATGGACCTGCGCCAATCCATCACAGATATCAATATCTCTTCTCTCAATCTTTCAAATAAGGTAACAGAAATGATGCTGAACAAGGGATTGCATGTAAGGGCTCCATCCATCCCCAAAATGAAAGAGGTTACTTTTGTTGAAAAGCAAAGTTTTTTTAATGGATATTATGGCGATAAAAGGCCTCTTTCTGCTATGGAAATTACCCATCTTTACCTTAACATACAGGTGAATGCGATCAAAACGATCCTTGTCATGGGGTTCAGCCAGGTTGCTAAAGATGCAGAAGTAAGGAATTATTTTTTACGCGGAAAAAAAATCAATATCAAACAACACAACACACTTTCCCAGATCATGTACAAAGAAGACCTGCCTGTTTCAATCCCAAGCCAGTTCATGATTACCGAATCGACTGAAGCTCCGTACTCAGATAAGCTAATGCTCTTCCATATTTCAAACTTGTCGTCAGCAAAGGTGCGAAACTTCGGCGATTCAATCGCAGTAAGTCCAAGGCATGATCTCGGCGCAACATATGCAAGATTCTTGTTGGAGACAGCAAATTTTGCTGAAGATGGCGGAAATATCCAAATCGAAAATGAGTGGATGGAAAGGCAGCCAGGCAATGTAGATCGCAACCAGTTGGCTAAAGAGAAGAAATAG
- the pdaA gene encoding delta-lactam-biosynthetic de-N-acetylase: MKKIVKILLASAMLLLITLPATTGAEENSNSPLHWGFKKGRNGRQADAGRMFEVILEDHEAVYKGDKNSKDIYLTFDNGYENGYTEKILDILKEEKVPAAFFVTGHYLDSAPELVARMANEGHIVGNHSWHHPDMTKISDEKIKKELEMVRAETERITGKKHMTYLRPPRGIFSERTMAVAKEAGYTHVFWSLAFVDWNTDQQKGAQYSYDKIMTQIHPGAVLLLHTVSKDNADALGKVIRDLKEQGYNFKSLDDLMLSKGGMKDPMLY; the protein is encoded by the coding sequence ATGAAAAAAATTGTTAAAATTTTGCTTGCTTCAGCAATGCTGCTGTTGATTACCTTGCCTGCTACGACTGGTGCGGAGGAGAACTCCAATTCACCATTGCACTGGGGCTTCAAAAAGGGCCGCAATGGAAGGCAGGCAGATGCCGGGAGGATGTTTGAGGTCATCCTTGAAGACCATGAAGCTGTCTACAAAGGAGATAAGAATTCAAAGGATATTTATTTAACCTTCGATAATGGATATGAAAACGGCTATACCGAGAAAATTCTCGATATTTTAAAGGAAGAAAAGGTGCCGGCTGCATTTTTTGTGACAGGACATTATCTCGACAGTGCACCAGAGCTGGTTGCGCGCATGGCCAATGAGGGTCATATCGTGGGCAACCATTCTTGGCACCATCCTGACATGACGAAAATCAGCGATGAGAAAATCAAAAAGGAACTGGAAATGGTCAGAGCAGAGACGGAAAGAATCACCGGCAAAAAGCATATGACCTATCTTCGCCCGCCGCGCGGAATTTTCAGCGAAAGGACGATGGCGGTCGCGAAGGAAGCCGGCTATACCCATGTATTCTGGTCACTCGCCTTTGTTGACTGGAATACGGACCAGCAGAAAGGTGCGCAATATTCCTATGATAAAATCATGACGCAGATCCACCCAGGAGCAGTACTGCTTCTGCATACTGTATCAAAGGACAACGCCGATGCACTTGGAAAAGTAATCAGGGATCTGAAAGAGCAAGGCTACAATTTTAAAAGTCTGGACGATTTGATGCTGAGCAAAGGCGGTATGAAGGATCCGATGTTATACTAG
- a CDS encoding DNA-3-methyladenine glycosylase family protein, with protein MWEEKVSISGPYNFDLALSRLALDPLHFVDIEKRSVKVPLVFNHKKIVAEVTGTGSLEKPEFIIRADHDKEMTLHRLHEIFQWNVELLHIHEHFQTTELKGLFNEHYGTPLVLEFDPFSSLIKSIIHQQVNLKFAFTLTERFVHSFGEELDGVWFYPSPEKVAQLTVEELRELQFSGRKAEYVIGIAELAASGQLDFEKMKSKPDAEVAQELIKVRGVGPWTVENFLMFALGRPNLFPMGDIGIQNALKKYFNLEEKPTLAQMEKYKEPWNPYLSYASLYLWRSIE; from the coding sequence ATGTGGGAAGAAAAGGTGTCGATTTCAGGGCCATATAATTTTGATCTTGCATTAAGCAGGCTGGCGCTTGATCCATTGCATTTTGTTGATATAGAAAAGCGGAGTGTAAAGGTGCCGCTTGTTTTTAACCATAAAAAAATCGTTGCAGAAGTCACCGGAACTGGGTCTCTGGAAAAGCCGGAATTCATTATCCGTGCTGACCATGACAAAGAAATGACACTGCATCGTCTCCACGAAATTTTTCAATGGAATGTGGAACTGCTCCATATTCATGAACATTTCCAGACGACTGAGTTGAAGGGCTTATTCAATGAACATTACGGAACTCCGCTTGTCCTGGAGTTTGACCCGTTCTCGAGTTTGATCAAGAGCATTATCCATCAACAGGTCAATCTTAAATTCGCTTTTACACTAACAGAACGGTTCGTGCATTCTTTCGGTGAGGAGTTGGATGGAGTCTGGTTTTACCCAAGTCCTGAAAAAGTGGCGCAGCTCACGGTCGAAGAACTGCGTGAATTGCAGTTCAGCGGACGGAAGGCAGAGTATGTAATCGGAATCGCCGAATTGGCAGCATCGGGTCAGCTTGATTTTGAAAAAATGAAATCGAAACCTGATGCGGAAGTTGCCCAGGAATTGATTAAAGTCCGCGGAGTTGGTCCATGGACGGTTGAGAACTTCCTGATGTTCGCACTCGGAAGACCAAACCTATTCCCGATGGGCGACATCGGTATCCAGAACGCACTGAAGAAGTATTTCAATCTGGAGGAAAAACCGACTCTAGCGCAGATGGAAAAGTATAAAGAACCATGGAATCCTTATTTAAGCTATGCTTCGCTCTATTTATGGAGAAGCATTGAATAA
- the rlmD gene encoding 23S rRNA (uracil(1939)-C(5))-methyltransferase RlmD encodes MKKEQQIHTKKEHRRKKDNLAKADQGMKQAPQSKGQQEKAIQKRGQQEKGQQTKVTYKKKGQQYQKEQQTAKLELKQTFPLTIKRLGINGEGVGYFKRQVVFVPGALPGEEIVAEATKVHPKFAEARIKKIRKHSEHRIKPLCPVYDQCGGCQLQHLRYDQQLNEKRDIVIQALERHTKLKIEYLDIRKTIGMENPWGYRNKSQFQVGEKDGKILAGLYGLNSHNLINIEQCAVQHPATTKATEVVKGILQDLKIPIYNEKKHSGLVRTIVARTGVQTGELQIVLITTKKELPKKDIIIQEIKKRLPEVHSIVQNVNGEKTSVIFGSETTTLEGSDFIQETLGDLQFELSARTFFQLNPEQTVKLYNEAKAAAMLTGKEKLVDAYCGVGTIGLWMADQAGEVRGMDVIAESIEDAKKNAEKHGVKHAKFYMGKAEELLPKWLNEGWRPDVVVVDPPRTGCDEEFLKTVLKIQPKTFVYVSCNPSTLAKDITTLSSKYKVEYIQPVDMFPHTSQIESVTRLVLK; translated from the coding sequence ATGAAAAAAGAGCAGCAAATTCATACGAAAAAAGAGCATCGCAGAAAAAAAGATAACCTCGCCAAAGCTGATCAGGGGATGAAACAAGCTCCGCAAAGCAAAGGTCAGCAAGAAAAAGCTATACAAAAAAGGGGCCAGCAAGAAAAAGGCCAACAAACCAAAGTTACTTATAAGAAAAAAGGACAGCAATACCAAAAAGAACAGCAAACCGCTAAGCTGGAGCTGAAGCAGACCTTCCCGCTGACGATCAAGCGTCTTGGCATCAATGGGGAGGGGGTCGGCTATTTCAAACGCCAGGTGGTGTTCGTGCCGGGTGCCCTGCCGGGTGAGGAAATTGTCGCAGAGGCAACGAAGGTTCATCCGAAGTTTGCTGAGGCGAGAATCAAGAAAATCCGTAAACATTCAGAGCATCGGATCAAGCCGCTATGTCCGGTCTACGATCAGTGTGGCGGCTGCCAGTTGCAGCATTTGCGCTATGATCAGCAGCTCAATGAAAAGCGCGATATTGTCATCCAGGCATTGGAGCGCCATACAAAGCTGAAGATCGAATACCTGGATATCCGAAAGACGATTGGCATGGAGAATCCATGGGGTTACCGAAACAAGAGCCAGTTCCAGGTTGGTGAAAAGGACGGAAAGATACTTGCGGGCCTCTATGGTTTGAACTCTCACAACCTGATCAATATCGAGCAGTGTGCGGTACAGCATCCTGCAACGACGAAAGCTACAGAGGTTGTGAAAGGTATTCTGCAGGACTTGAAGATCCCGATTTACAATGAGAAGAAGCACAGTGGGCTTGTCCGCACAATCGTTGCGAGAACGGGAGTGCAGACTGGGGAGCTCCAAATTGTCCTGATCACAACAAAGAAGGAGCTGCCGAAGAAGGACATTATCATCCAGGAGATCAAGAAGCGTCTGCCTGAGGTTCATTCGATTGTCCAAAACGTCAACGGTGAAAAAACTTCGGTCATTTTTGGCAGCGAAACCACAACATTAGAGGGCAGTGATTTTATCCAGGAGACACTGGGCGACCTGCAATTTGAATTATCGGCACGTACATTCTTCCAGCTAAATCCAGAGCAGACGGTTAAACTTTATAACGAAGCGAAGGCAGCTGCAATGCTGACTGGCAAGGAAAAGCTAGTGGATGCGTATTGCGGGGTTGGAACGATTGGTTTGTGGATGGCGGATCAGGCTGGCGAAGTCCGCGGAATGGACGTTATTGCAGAATCCATCGAAGATGCCAAAAAGAATGCCGAGAAGCATGGCGTCAAGCATGCAAAATTTTATATGGGCAAAGCGGAAGAACTGCTTCCAAAATGGCTGAATGAAGGCTGGCGTCCGGATGTGGTCGTCGTCGATCCGCCTCGTACAGGCTGCGACGAGGAATTCCTGAAGACTGTCCTGAAAATCCAGCCAAAAACCTTTGTGTATGTATCCTGCAATCCTTCAACACTTGCAAAGGATATCACGACTCTGAGTTCAAAGTATAAAGTTGAATACATCCAGCCAGTCGATATGTTCCCGCACACTTCTCAGATTGAGAGTGTCACAAGACTGGTACTGAAATAA
- a CDS encoding TetR/AcrR family transcriptional regulator codes for MDRRKKYTRMVLKESLMDLLKNKPISNITIKEICELADINRSTFYSHYSSQYDLLNAIEEEFIEDMVATLNQYNFSKEEEALKMTEKILEYIAQKSDVCQTLLSENSDIHFQKKGMMITHEFIFKNWITDSHFDRETFEYINIFVVSGSIYVIKNWVENGMDKTPREMAEIINNFINRGLSNMR; via the coding sequence ATGGACAGACGAAAAAAATACACCCGGATGGTCTTAAAAGAAAGTCTGATGGACTTATTGAAAAACAAGCCAATTTCCAATATCACCATAAAGGAAATCTGTGAGCTCGCAGATATTAACCGCTCCACATTCTATTCTCATTATTCCAGTCAATATGACCTGTTGAATGCGATTGAAGAAGAATTCATAGAAGACATGGTAGCGACTTTGAACCAATATAATTTTTCCAAAGAAGAAGAAGCTTTGAAAATGACAGAGAAGATTCTTGAGTATATTGCCCAGAAAAGCGATGTATGCCAGACACTTTTAAGTGAAAACAGCGATATCCACTTCCAGAAAAAAGGCATGATGATCACCCATGAATTCATCTTCAAAAACTGGATTACCGACAGCCATTTTGACCGCGAAACATTTGAATATATCAATATCTTTGTTGTCAGCGGCAGTATTTATGTAATTAAAAATTGGGTAGAAAACGGGATGGATAAAACACCTCGGGAGATGGCTGAGATCATTAATAATTTTATAAATAGAGGATTATCCAATATGCGATAA
- a CDS encoding efflux RND transporter permease subunit, translated as MISIAEKVIKHKKAVVIAFVLFTLISAVAQFFVSVNYNMVDYLPEDAQSTRAMEIMEKEFTAEVPDTRVMVRDISLQEALRIKEELSDIDGVGDVIWLDDVVDLKTPLEMADQETVENYYKDGNALFSISVRSGDEVPITDAIYDLIGEDGAIAGEAINTASSQKMAGTESMYAAILLVPIIIFILVISTTSWVEPLFFLTAIGVSVLINLGTNIFIGEVSFVTQSVAPILQLAVSLDYAVFLLHSFSDYRKQTNNPEEAMVLAMKKSFPAITASAATTFFGFIALTFMKFEIGSDLGINLVKGIVLSFISVMVFLPALTLLLYKWMDKTQHRNFVPSFAGIGNFVIKLKLPSLLLVLAILVPSFLAQSNTAFTYGLGEQPETTRAGSDFIEIKEAFGETTPIVLLVPKGDTAKETELVQELENLDYVTSVIAYVNMVGSVIPPEYLDESITNEFYSKNYSRIIINTNQGTEGDLPFSIVEKVESAAANYYGDKAMSLGESVTLYDIKNVVNKDNLVVNVLTVVTIAIVLLATFKSISIPLVLLITIQSAVWINLSIPYFTSSSLVFVGYLIISTVQLAATVDYAILLTEAYQHNRQEMSAKRAIVKTLDEKTFSISISAAILSSVGFILWLTSSNPIVGSIGLLLGRGALLAFVMVVFLLPAMLLVFDKFINKTTYKANFYEEK; from the coding sequence ATGATAAGCATTGCTGAAAAAGTCATAAAACATAAGAAAGCTGTTGTAATAGCATTCGTTCTATTTACGTTAATATCGGCGGTGGCGCAATTTTTTGTGTCGGTCAATTATAATATGGTGGATTATTTGCCTGAAGATGCCCAGTCAACAAGGGCAATGGAAATCATGGAAAAGGAGTTCACTGCTGAGGTACCTGATACGAGAGTGATGGTAAGGGATATCTCCTTGCAGGAAGCGCTGCGGATTAAAGAGGAATTGTCGGACATTGATGGTGTCGGCGACGTCATTTGGCTTGATGATGTGGTGGATTTGAAGACACCTCTCGAAATGGCAGATCAAGAGACAGTCGAAAACTACTACAAAGATGGAAATGCGCTGTTCTCCATCAGTGTCCGCTCTGGTGATGAGGTTCCAATCACTGATGCAATTTATGACTTGATTGGTGAAGACGGAGCGATTGCGGGAGAAGCCATCAATACCGCTTCTTCGCAAAAAATGGCAGGGACAGAATCGATGTACGCCGCGATCCTGCTTGTACCGATCATCATTTTTATTTTGGTGATCTCGACTACATCGTGGGTCGAGCCTTTATTCTTCCTGACGGCTATCGGGGTCTCGGTCCTGATCAACCTGGGGACGAATATTTTTATCGGTGAGGTTTCCTTCGTTACCCAGTCGGTCGCTCCGATTTTGCAACTGGCGGTTTCACTCGACTATGCGGTATTTCTGCTTCATAGTTTTTCTGATTATCGGAAGCAGACTAATAATCCTGAAGAAGCCATGGTTCTTGCGATGAAGAAGTCGTTCCCGGCGATTACTGCCAGTGCAGCGACAACATTCTTTGGATTCATCGCTCTGACATTCATGAAATTTGAAATAGGCTCCGATCTTGGTATCAATTTGGTAAAAGGAATCGTTCTGAGCTTTATCAGTGTCATGGTGTTTTTACCGGCGCTTACTTTACTTTTGTATAAATGGATGGACAAGACGCAGCACAGAAACTTTGTTCCAAGCTTTGCCGGAATCGGCAATTTTGTGATCAAACTAAAATTGCCAAGCCTGCTGCTTGTTCTCGCTATTCTTGTTCCAAGCTTTTTGGCACAGAGCAATACAGCATTTACGTACGGACTCGGTGAACAGCCGGAAACAACCCGTGCCGGCAGTGATTTTATCGAAATAAAAGAAGCATTTGGAGAAACGACTCCCATCGTCCTTTTGGTACCAAAAGGAGATACAGCAAAGGAAACAGAGCTTGTCCAGGAGCTCGAAAATCTGGATTATGTAACGAGCGTTATTGCCTATGTGAATATGGTAGGTTCCGTCATTCCGCCTGAGTACCTGGATGAGTCGATCACGAACGAATTCTATTCGAAAAATTACAGCCGGATCATCATCAATACCAATCAGGGAACGGAAGGTGATCTTCCTTTTTCGATTGTCGAAAAGGTAGAATCGGCGGCTGCAAATTATTATGGTGACAAGGCAATGAGCCTGGGAGAAAGCGTAACACTGTATGATATCAAGAATGTCGTCAATAAGGATAATCTTGTCGTGAACGTGCTGACAGTCGTGACGATTGCGATTGTCCTGCTGGCAACTTTTAAATCGATCTCGATACCGCTAGTATTATTGATCACGATTCAGTCAGCTGTCTGGATCAATCTGTCGATTCCGTACTTTACAAGTTCTTCGCTGGTCTTTGTCGGATATTTAATTATCAGCACTGTACAGCTGGCGGCCACAGTGGACTATGCGATTTTGCTGACGGAGGCTTACCAGCATAACCGCCAGGAAATGTCCGCCAAAAGAGCAATCGTGAAGACATTGGATGAAAAGACATTCTCTATTTCCATATCTGCAGCGATTTTATCGAGTGTCGGATTTATTTTATGGTTGACGTCTTCCAATCCAATTGTCGGATCCATTGGCCTGTTATTGGGCAGGGGCGCATTGCTTGCCTTTGTGATGGTTGTGTTCTTGTTGCCGGCAATGCTGCTTGTATTCGATAAATTCATTAATAAGACGACCTATAAAGCAAATTTTTACGAGGAGAAATGA
- a CDS encoding YhgE/Pip domain-containing protein codes for MMMRKNKIIPVALASIIILPSFLSHGAAAETAGKITSKDEVVYATLKSNGDLDDIFVVNTLEVAKAGKILDYGLYSSVKNLTDLSELDQKGQAVTINAPEGKFYYQGNMEDNTELPWDIEISYLLDGREVEASELAGKEGNVEIKIQTAANEKADSVYFENYLLQISLQLSNSYQNIEAEGGMVANAGKNKQITFTVMPGQEEEFTVEAEVENFEFTGVDIAAVPSTLPIDTSEMESMTDDMSALSDAIKGLNDGVADLKSGVSQLNNGAASLRDGSAKYKNGVTELNGSSSQIVGASSSIGDALKQISTSLSGDSAQMDVASLSELPAVLTQLASGMNQAADGLTTLRENYAKAYGALDGAIKGIPAHEVSEKEIEALYSSGADASVVNKLVESYAAAQKVKGTYSQVQEAFAAVDPSLKQVSGSVTEMSSGLTAIADELSASLKDMDMSGLEQLQKGLTELSSKYGEFHSGLVGYTGGVSKLAASYNQLHSGIASLADGTGELNDGVEQLHNGTSELHQETKNLPEQMKQEINEMIKEYDKSDFEPVSFVSTKNEKVTSVQFVIKTEAIEKEEPEEKKAKPEKKKGFWDLLMELF; via the coding sequence ATGATGATGAGAAAAAACAAAATAATTCCCGTTGCTCTTGCATCGATAATCATCTTGCCTTCATTTCTTAGTCATGGGGCAGCGGCTGAAACGGCAGGGAAAATCACTTCCAAGGATGAAGTCGTATACGCGACATTGAAATCCAATGGAGATCTTGATGATATTTTTGTCGTCAATACATTGGAGGTGGCGAAGGCTGGGAAAATTCTTGACTATGGGTTGTACAGCAGCGTGAAAAATCTGACCGACCTTTCTGAACTTGACCAAAAAGGGCAGGCTGTCACGATCAATGCACCTGAAGGTAAGTTTTATTATCAGGGTAATATGGAAGACAACACGGAGCTTCCATGGGATATTGAGATTTCCTATTTGCTTGATGGACGTGAGGTTGAAGCGTCTGAGCTTGCCGGAAAAGAAGGGAATGTGGAAATAAAGATCCAGACTGCTGCCAATGAAAAAGCAGATAGCGTGTATTTTGAGAACTACTTATTGCAAATTTCCCTGCAGCTCTCGAATAGCTATCAGAATATCGAAGCTGAGGGCGGCATGGTTGCGAATGCCGGAAAGAACAAACAAATTACATTCACTGTCATGCCTGGCCAGGAGGAAGAATTCACTGTTGAGGCAGAAGTAGAGAATTTTGAGTTCACCGGTGTTGATATTGCAGCTGTTCCGTCGACCCTGCCGATTGATACTTCAGAAATGGAGAGCATGACCGACGATATGTCGGCATTATCAGACGCAATCAAGGGATTGAATGATGGAGTAGCCGATCTGAAGAGCGGTGTTTCGCAATTGAACAATGGAGCAGCAAGCCTGCGTGATGGTTCGGCAAAATATAAAAACGGCGTGACGGAGCTGAATGGTTCGTCCTCACAAATAGTTGGCGCATCCAGTTCCATTGGCGATGCATTGAAACAAATCAGCACCTCACTTTCCGGTGATTCTGCCCAAATGGACGTGGCGAGCTTGAGTGAATTGCCAGCGGTCCTGACCCAATTAGCCAGTGGCATGAATCAAGCAGCCGATGGATTGACAACTTTGCGTGAAAATTACGCAAAGGCCTACGGTGCCCTTGATGGAGCAATTAAAGGGATTCCCGCTCATGAAGTTTCAGAGAAAGAGATAGAAGCATTATACAGCAGCGGCGCGGATGCGAGTGTGGTCAATAAACTGGTGGAATCCTATGCAGCTGCCCAAAAAGTCAAAGGTACTTATTCACAGGTACAGGAAGCTTTTGCTGCCGTGGATCCATCACTTAAGCAGGTCAGCGGTTCGGTAACTGAAATGAGCTCGGGGCTTACAGCGATAGCTGATGAACTGTCTGCCTCCCTTAAGGATATGGATATGAGCGGATTGGAACAGCTCCAGAAAGGGCTCACTGAATTGTCCTCGAAATACGGAGAATTCCATTCCGGTCTTGTTGGTTATACAGGAGGAGTGAGCAAGCTGGCGGCTTCCTATAACCAGCTGCATTCGGGAATTGCTAGTCTGGCAGATGGCACAGGCGAATTGAATGATGGAGTAGAACAACTCCACAACGGAACAAGCGAGCTGCATCAGGAAACAAAAAATCTTCCTGAACAAATGAAACAGGAAATCAATGAGATGATTAAGGAGTATGACAAATCGGACTTCGAGCCAGTTTCCTTTGTGTCAACGAAGAACGAGAAAGTCACTTCTGTACAATTCGTGATCAAAACAGAGGCAATTGAAAAAGAAGAGCCAGAAGAGAAAAAAGCAAAACCTGAGAAAAAGAAAGGGTTTTGGGATCTTTTGATGGAGTTATTTTAA
- a CDS encoding ferritin has translation MISDKLVNGLVEQMNYEFYSAHAYMAMAAYCSAENLDGFANFFMVQAEEERFHAMKFYNFINDMGERVTFDGFNAPSNEFESVLDVFEKGLGHEKEVTRRIYKLADIALDEREHATMTFLKWFIEEQVEEEALFDSLIQKLRRIDQDSNAFFMLENELAQRSFTAPE, from the coding sequence ATGATCAGCGATAAGTTGGTTAATGGTTTGGTTGAACAAATGAATTATGAATTTTATTCTGCTCATGCGTACATGGCAATGGCTGCGTATTGCTCAGCTGAAAATCTAGATGGATTTGCGAATTTCTTTATGGTACAAGCTGAAGAAGAACGATTCCATGCAATGAAGTTTTACAATTTTATCAATGATATGGGTGAGCGAGTGACTTTCGATGGCTTCAATGCCCCATCAAACGAGTTCGAGTCTGTCCTTGATGTTTTTGAAAAAGGGCTTGGGCACGAAAAGGAAGTTACACGCCGCATTTACAAACTTGCGGATATTGCGCTGGATGAGCGTGAACATGCGACGATGACTTTCCTGAAATGGTTCATTGAAGAACAGGTTGAAGAAGAAGCCCTGTTCGACAGCTTGATCCAGAAGCTGCGCCGGATTGACCAGGACAGCAACGCATTTTTCATGCTCGAAAACGAACTCGCACAGCGTTCATTCACAGCACCAGAGTGA